The Verrucomicrobiota bacterium genome includes a window with the following:
- a CDS encoding insulinase family protein, translating to MGATSLVLTLCLVLLFGCIGPRSEGGADQRAVTATGGTDWSKVVDPRTLEFEPLEFEVPAVERVVLANGMVVYLMEDHMLPLVKVYAVAKTGSIHEPAEKAGLASLTGDVMRTGGTEAMTPDELNEALEFMAAEIGIGIEREAGRATLDVLKKDLDEGLRLYADVLRRPRFDERMIALRKAELGEEFRRENDQPEEVLFREFREALYGTHPYARRVTGYPETVARITRDDLVAFHKQFFHPNNLIMGVSGDFERDEMLAKLEAVFGDWPKADLDIPEPPAVPTTFTRSLKLVDKDLVQSNIVLGHLGIDRLDPDYYAAYVLNDILGGSGFNSRLTEQVRTKAGLAYSVGSYFHAPRYTGFFFAYCFTKTETTSETVQMILDELERVRREPVTDEEFERARRSIENQFVFRFQTAEQIVAQKAELEYIGLPSDYLERYLDTIRGVTKEDLMRVAQRLIQPDRITLLIVGKPEALDGFPEGFGTFEPIDLDQTPVSGLVGIVPTPADEEPGDRPIAPESE from the coding sequence ATGGGCGCCACGAGTCTTGTTCTCACGCTCTGCCTCGTCCTCCTCTTCGGGTGCATTGGTCCGAGGTCAGAGGGCGGGGCCGACCAGCGGGCAGTGACGGCGACCGGCGGGACGGACTGGTCGAAGGTGGTGGATCCGCGGACACTCGAGTTTGAGCCGCTGGAGTTTGAGGTGCCTGCTGTCGAGCGTGTCGTGCTGGCCAACGGCATGGTCGTCTACCTGATGGAGGACCACATGCTGCCGCTGGTGAAGGTCTACGCGGTGGCCAAGACGGGCTCGATCCACGAGCCGGCCGAGAAGGCAGGGCTGGCGTCGCTCACGGGCGACGTGATGCGCACGGGCGGTACGGAGGCAATGACGCCCGACGAGCTCAACGAGGCGCTCGAGTTCATGGCGGCCGAGATCGGCATCGGGATCGAGCGCGAGGCGGGCCGGGCGACGCTCGACGTGCTCAAGAAGGATCTCGACGAGGGGCTGCGCCTCTACGCCGACGTGCTGCGGCGGCCGCGCTTCGACGAGCGGATGATCGCGCTGCGCAAGGCCGAACTCGGAGAGGAGTTCCGCCGCGAGAACGACCAGCCCGAGGAGGTGCTGTTCCGCGAGTTCCGCGAGGCGCTCTACGGGACGCATCCGTACGCACGGCGCGTCACGGGATACCCGGAGACGGTGGCGCGGATCACGCGCGACGATCTCGTCGCGTTCCATAAGCAGTTCTTCCATCCGAACAATCTCATCATGGGGGTTTCGGGCGACTTCGAGCGCGACGAGATGCTGGCCAAGCTCGAGGCCGTGTTCGGCGACTGGCCGAAGGCCGATCTCGACATTCCGGAGCCGCCCGCGGTGCCGACCACGTTCACGCGGTCGCTCAAGCTCGTCGACAAGGACCTCGTCCAATCCAACATCGTGCTTGGCCACCTTGGCATCGACCGGCTCGATCCGGACTACTACGCGGCGTACGTGCTCAACGACATTCTGGGGGGCTCGGGCTTCAACTCGCGGCTCACCGAGCAGGTGCGGACCAAGGCGGGGCTGGCCTACAGCGTCGGCAGCTATTTCCACGCGCCGCGCTACACGGGCTTCTTCTTCGCCTACTGCTTCACGAAAACCGAGACGACCTCCGAGACGGTGCAGATGATCCTTGATGAGCTCGAGCGCGTGCGGCGCGAGCCGGTGACCGACGAGGAGTTCGAGCGCGCCAGGCGCTCGATCGAGAACCAGTTCGTCTTCCGCTTCCAGACCGCCGAGCAGATCGTGGCGCAGAAAGCCGAGCTCGAGTACATCGGGCTGCCGAGCGACTACCTCGAGCGCTACCTCGACACGATCCGAGGGGTGACGAAAGAAGACCTCATGCGGGTGGCCCAGCGGCTCATCCAGCCGGACCGGATCACCCTCCTCATTGTGGGCAAGCCCGAGGCGCTCGACGGCTTTCCCGAGGGCTTCGGCACGTTCGAGCCGATCGATCTCGACCAGACGCCCGTGTCGGGCCTCGTCGGCATCGTGCCGACACCCGCTGACGAGGAGCCCGGCGACAGGCCCATTGCGCCGGAAAGCGAGTAA